Genomic DNA from Setaria italica strain Yugu1 chromosome V, Setaria_italica_v2.0, whole genome shotgun sequence:
AATTAGTTTGCTGACTTCTACTTTTACCAAATGGACGGACAAAAAGACGTTAGTCACCTAGGAATAAGAGTTGCTCCACGTTGTCAAATAGTAAACGACAACCATTGGACTTCTACAGCTGCATGCCACCAGTCAACCTGACCAACTTACCAGGTTTGAAACAAATACGACTGTCGCTCGTTTGTGGAGATGTACATACTCCTAAAAACAAACCAAACCAACTTACTTGCGGTCCCTACGCCGCACATAGCAGCGCCCAAACTTGGCATCCACTACTGCCCGCTTGCGGTTCCTATTCCGCACATAGAAGCGCCCAAACCTGGCATCCCTGACATCCGCTACTGCCTGCTCAATTTCTTGCTTAGTCTCCTCATCAAACTGAAATGCAGAGTTCTGTTGCTGGAACTCCGCCAGATTTTTCCATGATGCTGAGTCCTCCGGCTGGCCTATCAACTGGATTTTGACAAAGACATCAAGATTACAGAGACGAAACCCAAGCACACGACATTGCTGACGCAGGTGCTGAAATGTATCTGAAATTCTCTGCacatcaagaaaaaagaaaacaaaattagCAACCTTAACATCTTATCCAAAGTCATTTATTTAGCACTATCAACAATACCTTGAAATGTCTTCCTTGATTCTTCTCGATCCTAGCTGCTACCTCTCTCATGTTATATGCGGTAAGGTATCCTTTGTGGGAGAAATTGAAGCCCACGAAACGCCCATCTGTGTTGACTACAGCTGTTCCTATGTGTGTGTGGATGAACCGTCCACAGCCATGATCAAAGGAGTTTTCCTCTACTAACCTGGTTATGACAACAACAAAAAATTTAAGCACCAAAACAAACTGAATAAAAAGCTAACAAAGTTGAGAAGTTTACATACATAGTCGAACCAGGTGTAAGCAGCCTCTCCTTAAAATGGTGGCTGTACGTATAGACTTCTTGCTGCTCTTGAACAGGATCTTCACAAATTTCAATTGGCTCTAACATTCCAAAACCACACTCAACTCCAGGTGTGGGATTGGTACACCTGATTCCAATAATACCACTATCCTCAGATGCCATGTCAAAACAGCCCCTTTCAATGGGGATCAGTTTTCCATTTGGCAACATTACCTCAATAGGTTTGCTATCTATTTTATCTCTAAACTTGGATGAAGCTATGATATATAAGCAATCTTGCTGGGATGACAAAACAGTCCCATCATACATTTCATATTCCACCTtcacctcctccttcttcttcttcttctgatccTCATCCTCAGCCTCagcctcatcctcatcctcagcCTTATCCTTATTCTTATCCTTATTCTTATCCACAACTTTGATTCTGATTGTAACAAAATGTTTGGACATTTTACCATGAATGATTTCCTAGGCAATATAAGAAACAATATATATCTATAAGGAAAAAAGGGGGATCGTTTTTAATATAATGATTATATAAAAACACATTAATAGATGTAGAATACTCAAATAATAATGAGAAGAACTAGAAATAATAACTAGTTCCGAAATACTAAAAGAACTAAGAATCCTTGATCACTCACCATATTTGCATTATTCATTTTCCTCCCCTTGCCTAGCTTCTACAGAAAAGCAATTGACCTGTAACCAGAAATAAACATCTTAATGATCACAATcaggcatgcatgcacgcaaAGCAGCAAAGTGACCTTTTGCATATGTTGCAGAAAGAAAATGCATAGCTCTAGCCAAAGCCCCAGGTAAAAAACTAGCACAATTTGAAAGGCCAAGATAATACCAAAGACTTATCCTATAAGCTAGTAGGCCATACAACATGCACATTCCCAAGTATTCTGCAAATTTTtcagaagaacaagaagaaaatTTATCTTCAGCCATTATTACATATCTTTGCTTTATCTTCAGCCAGTATTACGTCATTCCAACCTTGGTACATCCAGCTACGATCTTCTATCAACATGACTTACGATGTGACAATAAACTGAAACATTACATTAACATGTCATTGTTCACATCATGGATACCATATGTGTTGCCTGGCTTACACGCAAACAAGTTTTTTTAATACAGAATGCAAACATGCTAATTACTAAAGCTAGAAGCTAACAGCCGGAGAAATTAATTCCATCTCTACACTCCATCAGTTGAGCAGCAAAAGGCAACCACATAAAATTGCTGAATTACTGATGCAAACCCCACGTCCAGTAAGATATTCAACAACAGAAGCATAATCACAATGTGCACAGAAAATTAACTGCTAGCACTGCAAGACCACCGAGAAAAGAGAAATTTCATCTCACCTTAGGCTTCCGTGCACAGAGGCACAGATCGAGCCTTCCTTCTGCAGCAACACGTACACAGCTTCCACAGCGGCGGCACTGACCCTCGCCAGACGCAGTACCTTGCCCTTCTACTGGAcccggctcctcctccacgctccaggcggcggcggcactggccCAGCTCCTTGCCCTACTCCCCGGATTCAACACCTCGCCCTCCTACCAGGATGCAGCTCCCcctcctccaggctccagccggCGGCTACGGGCTACGGCGTGGTTTGTTGCGGGCTGCGGTGGTAGGACCGAGGCGGTGCTGTAGGGCTTGGGCGACGGCGCGGTGGGTATTTGGGGCCGCGGGGCGGAagggctggggcggcggcgcggatgggGTTTTGGGGCGGCGCTCGCGGTCCAGCGGCGCGCTTGGAAGGGAttgggcgcgggagagagaataTCGTGGGAAAATTGGCGGCGATGGGCGTAGGCCGTAGGGTGGCCGTTTGGTTCAGGCGTTTAGTTTGTCGGGTCAGCTTTCCAGCTTCTGCTAGACAGAAGAAACAAACAGCTGTTGGGCTAACTTTCGAACTGGATGGACTGTGGGGCTAACTTTCGAACTGGAAATGAGGAAacgagggggtgtttggttcctcgagttaaaatttagtccgtgtcacatcgaatattcggagactaattaataggattaaatatgagttaattataaaactaatagcacagatagaggctaaacggcgagacgaatctattaagcctaattaatccataactagtagcaaatggttactgtagcagcacattgtcaaatcatgaactaattaggcttaataaattcgtgtcgccgtttaacctccatctatgtaatgtctatatttaatacttctaattagtatctaaatatttgatatgacgggggctaaaatttaggtGAGGAATCAAACACCCCGTGAAAGCTGAAAAATGAAGTGAAAGCTGAAAAACTTAAAAACTTTTTGAGTGGAGCTTTTTCTAGCTTTTGGTGTTGGTGTGCTAAGAAGATAAAAATCTATacatctatatctatacctctGTATCTCTCTGTATCTGAAGTAAGAACAGTTTCtgcccattttttttttgtttgctctAACCTTAGTCTCGTTGACAAGTGGATCCAAGGTGCTAACTGCAGGCAActcggccccggccgcccgcccgccacggccgccctacccggccgcgccgccggactGCGCTCGCTGCGCTCGGCCaggggagaggaaggaggagccgggggagagggagtgggGACCGGCCAGATCCggcggagaaggagagggaggatcCGCTCGCCGCCCTCTGAGTCCACGGGGGCCACTGCGCCCCTGTCCACGCCGCCGAATCCGGCGCCGACCACGAGAGCCACGGCGAGTGCGAGCAGGGACGCGGCCatcgcgacggcgagcgcgcggcgggaCCTCGGtggagatgaggaggaggaggaggaggcgtcggCCTTGCCTTTTCTCTTGGCGGCCGGGGTGGGCACCGGCGGTGCCATGGCCGCGGGCGGTGACCacacggcgcgcgcgcggggtggGGCGTGGTGGGGCTGCTCGGTCTCATGCGCCGTGAGTTCGCGGCGAGCTGAGGGGAAGACTCAGAGGAGTTCGGACGGGCCGTTGCTTCCGCGGAGACGAGGGGCCACTCGGGCCCCCCTCGGACAGGGCTCCACGTGTGGCTGGCGAATGAAGGGAAGCCACGTGTCCCTGAGACGTCACGAAGTGAGGTTGAGGCCGTCGGGTTCGAGATGAGCGGTGAGGATTTATTCTGAGTGCATCAGTTCGCACTAACGGGGCTACCTTCGTGCGCTTGGGCTAGAAAGCAAATCCATCCTGCTGGGCCTGGTATGTCTATTAGATTAGGCTGGGCTGGGTTGCACGGGATAGATAGATACGTTCCCGGTTTGGTATAGGGACGGCCCATCTTAGTGTGACCAAACCACTTTGGCCCAATACGTCTAAGCCGTGGGGAATGGATAGTGTGATATCGAGACCCGCGCAACAACGAAGAGCCTccccattttttattttttcaaaatagaaaaagcGGTGGTCCATCCCGGACGAAGAGAAGAAGTTCCCAATCTACGATCACCTATAATTTTCCTATTCCTTGGATTAATACCACCTCGCCGTCCGAAAGCTTAAATGTTTGTCCTCGCGAGCTATCCTCGCCGAGCTCGGTTGCGCGGGCTTGTAACCTAAGTAGGGGCATTCAGGTGGTGTGGATGTTTGGTGCGGATTCTGAGCTTGGGTCTGTGATGTGCCCTTGTTGACCTTACCCGTTCCCAGTTGGTAGTGGCCTGTGCGGTCTAAGTCAAAGCTCGAGCTTCACTGGACCTAAAGTAGCCCCTTACGTATGAAAAGTATAATAGtactaaaataataaaattacaCAACACGATAAAAAATATAGTGCGCTACACGACACGATAAGAAATATCGCGTGCTAAGGAACGTCGTTTCGCTGTAGCAACACACGGGTACTTTTACTAGTATTATTAAAGTGAGGACCACTTTTGCccgcttttttttttgtttagttcAACTTCTATCACTAACGGGTCTGATAGGGTATGTGGATCCATCCGGTCCGCGTCTACAACTGAAACAGATCGAAATAGGGACCAATTATTGGGAACAGAACCGAAAGCATGAAACAAATCGATGTTGGGTCAGAAGCCATCCTTGTTcataaaaagtaaaaaaaatcaaatccaAATCCGATTCACAGACGAAATCCAAAAGCTTCTATTTCTATACATCCTTCATAAACCGCCACAAATCCAGATCGACATACGTATCGGCAGACGTTGTCCAAGGACGAGTAGATTGTGCTCAAGATCAAGGATCTCGAGGAAACCGTTGCAGTGCACCGAGAATCACGAGCACGTTGACGATGCGGGTGAGCGCCTCCACAGCGGCGCGGCCTACCTTCACTCGCACGCACGCATCTGCAACTGTAGGTACAAATCCAAAACCATCTCATGCATCAGCGAGCATCAATTGAAAGCAAGCAGCCCGCCtcggtggaggagaaggatatggaggagagagaggggggaagaGGAGGTGGGAGCCGGAGGGAGGATGAGCAAAGTGGCAGCGGGCTTGGCCTTGGTCTCTAAGTTGACGCCGGCCGACAAGGATGACGCCGAGGAGGATGCCGTCTCGGAGTCGACCGCGGCCGATATTGGGGACACCCGGCGGCGGCCAACGGGTTGCGGATGCTGCACCTTGCGCATGGCCCCCTCCCACACCTTGATGCGGGTGTGCTCATGCATTGGATGCCCCCGCCTGTTGCGGCGGCCACGCCTCCTGcgtcttctttggctagcacaACAGCGAGCGGCGAGCGGCACCGGAGCTATCAGAAGAGAGCGGTGGCGTGGAGGCAAGAGAAGGGACGAGAATGAGCACTAGGGTTCCGAGGGGAGCTGGCATTGACGCAGTTTTGATTCCCCGATACGCGCGCTCAGCCGTTGGATGAGATGTGTTGACACCGTTTTTTGACATACGTCAAAGATGGCATCAAAAGGAAGCAAAGGTGCCAGCGCATAGTGGAAGGACAACGGCTAGTGGAATCGGCAGATGAAGTTGCAGAGGGTTTAGCCGATAGAGTGAAACAGAAGCCTAGCCGATGGGATCATAGGGGTGTTGCCGATGGAGTCAGCCGATGCGAGCAGGAGGATTCtagtgtggtggaaccgcccgaATTAAGCTatctaaaatgcacttaagtcgcctgacacgcgatcgtgaactttaagcaagtcaacttggtcgtccgtcggatttcatccgataaaccacttactcaggatcgagaagcattgctcacacgaaggtgagtggcacagagattacaacattcctatcacattaacatagtttaacaatttattacatcagagttttcgaagtTCAAATAAGTTTGTAAGGTTCAACAAAGGtgaagtaaaacaagcggaagctaaacgtcgatacacgatatcatgacgaagccgatcatgacatcattgATCCCtaccctcgccgtccgaggagggatcccactcgactgtccagcccgaagggagctaggtaggccaagtggtgccagcaaaTAGACacttgaca
This window encodes:
- the LOC101786993 gene encoding uncharacterized protein LOC101786993 isoform X1; translation: MNNANMEIIHGKMSKHFVTIRIKVVDKNKDKNKDKAEDEDEAEAEDEDQKKKKKEEVKVEYEMYDGTVLSSQQDCLYIIASSKFRDKIDSKPIEVMLPNGKLIPIERGCFDMASEDSGIIGIRCTNPTPGVECGFGMLEPIEICEDPVQEQQEVYTYSHHFKERLLTPGSTMLVEENSFDHGCGRFIHTHIGTAVVNTDGRFVGFNFSHKGYLTAYNMREVAARIEKNQGRHFKRISDTFQHLRQQCRVLGFRLCNLDVFVKIQLIGQPEDSASWKNLAEFQQQNSAFQFDEETKQEIEQAVADVRDARFGRFYVRNRNRKRAVVDAKFGRCYVRRRDRK
- the LOC101786993 gene encoding uncharacterized protein LOC101786993 isoform X3, which gives rise to MYDGTVLSSQQDCLYIIASSKFRDKIDSKPIEVMLPNGKLIPIERGCFDMASEDSGIIGIRCTNPTPGVECGFGMLEPIEICEDPVQEQQEVYTYSHHFKERLLTPGSTMLVEENSFDHGCGRFIHTHIGTAVVNTDGRFVGFNFSHKGYLTAYNMREVAARIEKNQGRHFKRISDTFQHLRQQCRVLGFRLCNLDVFVKIQLIGQPEDSASWKNLAEFQQQNSAFQFDEETKQEIEQAVADVRDARFGRFYVRNRNRKRAVVDAKFGRCYVRRRDRK
- the LOC101786993 gene encoding uncharacterized protein LOC101786993 isoform X2, which produces MSKHFVTIRIKVVDKNKDKNKDKAEDEDEAEAEDEDQKKKKKEEVKVEYEMYDGTVLSSQQDCLYIIASSKFRDKIDSKPIEVMLPNGKLIPIERGCFDMASEDSGIIGIRCTNPTPGVECGFGMLEPIEICEDPVQEQQEVYTYSHHFKERLLTPGSTMLVEENSFDHGCGRFIHTHIGTAVVNTDGRFVGFNFSHKGYLTAYNMREVAARIEKNQGRHFKRISDTFQHLRQQCRVLGFRLCNLDVFVKIQLIGQPEDSASWKNLAEFQQQNSAFQFDEETKQEIEQAVADVRDARFGRFYVRNRNRKRAVVDAKFGRCYVRRRDRK